The Papilio machaon chromosome 25, ilPapMach1.1, whole genome shotgun sequence genome contains a region encoding:
- the LOC106711249 gene encoding UBX domain-containing protein 6 gives MADKIKKFFQKKKADAKFKLAGPGHKLTESTSQSSESSKKEVPVVRRSGLSQESKVAAEAALARLQQKRDNPAFNTSLAAIKAQVRKELENEKTSETESTHTIPERKKSVEQEVDVPKNYAASGVFFKCPLISNEILTREEWKRNIKSFLYEQLEEERGLTACLIIQSCNNNREKIDTCVETLCKYLENIITYPEQEKYQKIRMSNRAFCERVQPIEGALELLLAAGFREEILLNPEGVEEQYMVFKKENVPSIESLTTLIDALRSAEPIQLELDRNVQVLLPSQAAHQLALPPAFYALSADELKREQQLRTEAIEKSQMLRTRAMREKDELREMRRYKFALIRVRFPDGILLQGTFSVYERYIEIHEFVQEHLEHGDLPFILNTPTGHKLIHDEDGTKTLIDLRLVPATVLTFSWDPSILEQINNSPNKDVYLKPEVMILVKEI, from the exons ATGGctgataaaataaagaaattctttcaaaaaaagaaagcGGATGCTAAATTCAAGCTAGCGGGTCCGGGACACAAGCTTACGGAATCTACGAGCCAGAGCTCTGAATCATCAAAAAAAGAGGTGCCAGTTGTTCGGAGGTCAGGTCTGTCACAGGAGAGTAAAGTTGCAGCAGAAGCTGCATTAGCTAGGTTGCAACAGAAAAGGGACAACCCTGCATTTAATACTTCACTTGCAGCTATTAAG GCACAAGTTAGGAAGGAATTAGAAAATGAAAAGACTAGTGAAACCGAGAGTACCCATACTATTCCTGAAAGAAAGAAGTCCGTGGAACAGGAAGTTGATGTACCTAAGAACTATGCTGCTTCTGGTGTTTTCTTCAA ATGTCCATTAataagtaatgaaattttaacaagAGAAGAATGGAAGAGGAACATAAAGAGTTTTCTGTATGAACAGTTAGAGGAAGAGAGAGGTTTGACCGCCTGTCTCATTATACAGTCCTGTAATAACAACAGAGagaag ATAGACACATGTGTGGAAACACTTTGCAAATATTTGGAGAATATTATAACTTACCCGGAACAGGAGAAATATCAAAAGATTAGGATGTCTAACAG ggCGTTTTGTGAACGTGTACAGCCAATAGAGGGCGCCTTAGAACTGCTGTTAGCTGCTGGCTTCAGAGAGGAGATTCTACTCAATCCAGAAGGAGTTGAGGAGCAATACATGGTGTTCAAAAAGGAAAATGTACCTTCTATTGAAAGTTTAACG ACGTTGATAGATGCGTTACGCAGTGCGGAACCCATCCAGCTGGAGTTAGACAGGAATGTGCAGGTGCTTTTGCCGTCGCAGGCTGCGCACCAGCTGGCACTGCCTCCAGCATTCTATGCTCTATCCGCTGATGAACTTAAGAGGGAACAACAGTTACG AACGGAAGCAATAGAGAAGAGTCAGATGCTGCGCACGCGCGCCATGAGAGAGAAGGATGAGCTGCGAGAGATGCGGCGATACAAGTTCGCACTCATCAGAGTACGCTTCCCCGACGGGATTCTGCTGCAG gGAACATTCTCAGTGTACGAACGTTACATTGAGATACACGAATTTGTACAAGAACACTTAGAACATGGAGACCTTCCCTTCATTCTGAACACACCGACTGGTCACAAGTTGATACATGATGAAGATGGAACCAAGACCCTGATAGACCTTCGCTTGGTGCCGGCCACCGTACTCACCTTCTCCTGGGACCCCTCCATCCTTGAGCAGATCAATAACAGTCCCAATAAAGATGTCTACTTGAAGCCAGAAGTTATGATACtagtaaaagaaatttaa